A window from Rhodothermales bacterium encodes these proteins:
- a CDS encoding PKD domain-containing protein: protein MNRRILSSLVAALVVVASLAPTADAQSRFRADKTVYLKARVGMGFYQGTRDGNPDSSINDYVDAAELFFGGELGLQLNKAFGLGLMFNTGTYPQLANANQPPSTLSEGSVDGDSGDRRTSLHLAGTLRALDGKRISPYLIAGVGATFGKVNGPIGTKIGFGPVGGAGIDIALSDQFGLFVEVGASFVFDGEGVDGLSDENLNSGKHTGNYDVLDYGVAGLRVNFSKPFRPVMVVTASGPSELLTNADGTFEATINPEATQPVTYTWDFGDGTTANGLVATHSYATEGTYTATFTARNKRSSDSRTMTVNVERPISAPSIITTTFDPTAPDTQSDVKFMANVRGDDREVTGYAWDFGDGSKSTEANPTHRFATPGTYTVTLRASNSAGSDTRTVTVTVNPYEAAICRELTDLNAAFFARNASALTDEARAALQDNVDILNECPNICVRIEGHAAPGERNAQSLSDARANAVQKFYTDNGVAVSRLSAMGMGRVPGVSRKEGTSQYRRADSIPGACM from the coding sequence ATGAATAGGCGAATCTTATCGTCTCTAGTCGCAGCGCTCGTCGTCGTCGCCAGCTTGGCGCCGACCGCGGACGCCCAGTCGCGCTTTCGCGCCGACAAGACGGTTTATCTCAAGGCACGCGTAGGCATGGGCTTCTATCAGGGTACCCGCGATGGCAACCCGGATAGTTCCATCAACGACTACGTAGATGCAGCCGAATTATTCTTTGGTGGCGAGTTGGGCCTCCAGCTGAACAAGGCGTTCGGCCTCGGACTCATGTTCAACACCGGAACGTACCCACAGCTGGCTAACGCCAATCAGCCACCGTCAACCCTCTCCGAAGGATCGGTCGATGGTGATAGTGGAGATCGGCGTACGAGCCTCCATCTTGCCGGTACCCTCCGTGCACTCGATGGCAAGCGTATCTCGCCTTACCTGATTGCTGGCGTCGGCGCTACGTTCGGTAAAGTGAACGGACCCATCGGCACCAAGATCGGATTCGGTCCGGTTGGCGGCGCCGGCATCGACATCGCGCTCAGCGACCAGTTTGGTCTCTTCGTCGAAGTTGGAGCCTCGTTCGTCTTCGACGGCGAAGGCGTCGATGGCCTGAGTGACGAGAACCTGAACTCAGGGAAGCACACGGGCAACTACGACGTGCTCGACTATGGTGTCGCAGGTCTTCGGGTGAACTTCTCGAAGCCCTTCCGACCGGTCATGGTCGTAACCGCATCAGGCCCCAGCGAGCTGTTGACGAACGCTGATGGAACGTTTGAAGCGACCATCAATCCGGAAGCAACGCAGCCCGTAACGTACACGTGGGACTTTGGAGACGGTACGACGGCCAACGGCCTCGTAGCGACACACAGCTACGCCACCGAGGGTACGTACACCGCTACGTTCACCGCACGTAACAAGCGCAGCTCGGATTCGCGAACGATGACTGTCAACGTCGAACGTCCGATTTCGGCACCGTCCATCATCACCACTACGTTTGACCCGACCGCACCGGACACGCAGTCCGACGTGAAGTTCATGGCGAACGTTCGTGGCGACGATCGCGAAGTGACCGGCTACGCCTGGGACTTCGGCGATGGATCCAAGTCAACCGAAGCGAACCCGACGCACCGATTCGCAACACCGGGTACCTACACAGTCACGCTCCGCGCCTCCAACTCGGCCGGCTCGGATACACGTACTGTGACGGTCACGGTCAATCCGTACGAGGCAGCTATCTGCCGCGAACTGACCGACCTGAACGCTGCGTTCTTCGCCCGCAATGCGAGCGCTCTTACGGATGAGGCACGTGCTGCTCTGCAGGACAATGTCGACATTCTCAACGAGTGCCCGAACATCTGCGTGAGAATCGAAGGCCATGCAGCTCCTGGCGAGCGCAACGCGCAGAGCCTCTCGGATGCACGCGCCAATGCGGTGCAGAAGTTCTACACGGATAACGGTGTTGCCGTCAGCCGCCTCTCGGCGATGGGCATGGGCCGCGTGCCAGGCGTAAGCCGCAAGGAAGGCACCAGCCAGTACCGCCGTGCAGACTCCATCCCGGGTGCCTGCATGTAG